A single window of Gossypium hirsutum isolate 1008001.06 chromosome A10, Gossypium_hirsutum_v2.1, whole genome shotgun sequence DNA harbors:
- the LOC107943160 gene encoding uncharacterized protein: MLEHHGYEMISEGSNANCVKRKSFIRYRGENEQEVLKDRDPVDLIVGERKSSGRHSDSRSLVSKARVVKMGSEYLTEGKADMEFHDSYGSKAANKDNCNTNGRRNNNEKQFGKFSVTECNKDSDIEEGQIIHEEQSVEDINPEKENASETMMQRGKAKMRTLLMDSASDKNGAVGEYENKRILETLAKMEKRRERFRDPITIKREQDKISAPQVELVVQTNETKRQRPARKRQWGVS; encoded by the exons ATGTTAGAGCATCATGGATATGAAATGATAAGTGAAGGAAGTAATGCCAACTGTGTTAAAAGAAAATCTTTTATTAGGTATAGAGGTGAGAATGAGCAGGAGGTCCTGAAGGACAGGGACCCTGTTGACTTGATTGTTGGGGAAAGAAAG TCTTCTGGAAGACACTCAGATAGTAGAAGCTTAGTGAGCAAAGCAAGGGTCGTAAAGATGGGCTCAGAATATCTTACGGAGGGGAAAGCTGATATGGAATTTCATGACTCTTATGGAAGCAAAGCAGCTAATAAAGACAACTGTAATACGAATGGCCGAAGAAATAACAATGAGAAACAGTTTGGTAAGTTCTCAGTTACAGAGTGTAACAAAGATTCGGATATCGAGGAGGGTCAGATCATACACGAAGAGCAAAGTGTTGAAGATATTAACCCGGAAAAGGAAAATGCTTCTGAGACTATGATGCAAAGGGGGAAGGCGAAGATGAGAACATTGCTCATGGATAGTGCTTCTGATAAGAATGGAGCTGTAGGTGAATATGAGAACAAACGGATACTGGAGACACTAGCAAAGATGGAGAAAAGAAGGGAACGGTTTAGGGATCCAATCACAATAAAACGGGAACAGGACAAGATCTCTGCTCCCCAAGTTGAACTGGTTGTCCAGACTAATGAAACAAAGCGACAGAGGCCTGCTAGAAAGAGGCAGTGGGGTGTAAGTTAG